A part of Bacteroidota bacterium genomic DNA contains:
- a CDS encoding T9SS type A sorting domain-containing protein has translation MKKITICLTVAVFLITAKISFSQNNWEPVFNFSSPNGSIAVSNTGKIFTYQAYHFLNSTYYEAMLSIDNGSTWTQVNDEKFATAFFNNQEDLYAIRQDNFPGTSLYFPQSTFLTADDGSSWTTIDTVADNMGQVNASVFRMDNSGTLYTAFRGFSENTGGFKYSTDDGASWTLIPTFISGPFDYNDIYSALLTSNGDFFITTYNQGVFKSSDAGENWTRVYESFVTLGYLNEHPTTGDLYVASLGAILKSTDNGENWEELVPDPWMAMNIMEFEITSDGTFWFANSGGFFKSDDCIHWESVWSPNKNGSRASSLLDMAISDNYIYVSGNDSTVYRKTRENVSSISDLAGKSPLSIYPNPANDFVTIKLYNSESDKMKNELSITDINGRLVYQDILPQGSLSFKICTTKLESGFYIVTIVLGTKNFKEKLIIRK, from the coding sequence ATGAAAAAAATTACGATTTGTTTAACTGTTGCAGTATTTTTAATTACTGCAAAAATCTCCTTTTCACAGAATAATTGGGAGCCCGTTTTCAATTTTAGTAGTCCAAATGGATCTATCGCTGTAAGCAACACCGGTAAAATATTCACTTATCAAGCTTATCATTTTCTGAACTCGACGTATTATGAAGCAATGCTTTCGATAGATAATGGTAGCACATGGACTCAGGTGAACGATGAGAAGTTTGCCACAGCTTTTTTTAACAATCAGGAGGATCTTTATGCCATACGTCAAGACAATTTTCCTGGCACAAGCTTATACTTCCCACAAAGTACATTTCTAACTGCTGATGATGGTAGTAGCTGGACAACAATTGATACAGTTGCAGATAATATGGGTCAGGTTAATGCATCCGTTTTCAGAATGGATAATAGTGGTACACTTTATACCGCCTTCCGTGGTTTTAGTGAAAATACCGGTGGTTTTAAATACTCAACTGATGATGGAGCAAGTTGGACCTTGATACCTACTTTTATTTCAGGACCTTTTGATTATAATGATATTTATTCGGCATTATTAACTTCCAATGGAGACTTTTTTATAACTACCTATAACCAAGGTGTTTTTAAATCTTCTGATGCAGGAGAAAACTGGACACGCGTTTATGAATCATTTGTTACGCTTGGTTATTTAAACGAGCATCCAACCACCGGAGATCTATATGTGGCAAGTTTAGGTGCCATACTAAAATCAACTGATAATGGTGAAAACTGGGAAGAATTAGTACCAGATCCATGGATGGCTATGAATATTATGGAATTTGAAATTACTTCTGATGGTACTTTCTGGTTTGCCAATTCTGGTGGTTTTTTTAAATCAGATGACTGCATTCATTGGGAATCTGTATGGAGTCCAAATAAAAATGGATCAAGAGCATCAAGCTTATTGGATATGGCCATTAGTGATAATTACATTTATGTTTCTGGAAATGATTCAACTGTTTATAGAAAAACTCGTGAAAATGTTTCGTCGATAAGTGATCTTGCAGGTAAATCTCCTTTAAGTATTTATCCAAATCCTGCTAATGATTTTGTTACTATTAAATTATATAATTCTGAAAGTGATAAAATGAAAAATGAACTTAGTATTACTGATATTAATGGCAGACTTGTTTATCAAGATATACTACCTCAAGGAAGTCTTAGTTTTAAAATATGTACTACGAAACTAGAGTCTGGCTTTTATATAGTTACAATAGTTTTGGGCACCAAAAATTTCAAAGAAAAACTAATAATTAGAAAATAA